In Thermothelomyces thermophilus ATCC 42464 chromosome 4, complete sequence, a single genomic region encodes these proteins:
- a CDS encoding glycoside hydrolase family 13 protein (CAZy_ID 267872) — translation MPALAALGVTKLWIPPACKAAAGPEGNGYDAYDLWDLGEFEQKGSRRTKWGTKEELVRMAEAARREGVAVLFDAVLNHKMGADRRERAVATRVEDRDRRVEVEAEVEGEEKREIGAWTGFEFPGRKGKYSGMRWSKEHFTGVDYDDLKGEKGVWKFEGKEWAEDVDEELGNYDFLLAADIDHRHPEVRADLFRWIEWLPSQVQLGGLRLDAIKHYSFSFLRDFVAHVRQRVGQGWFIVGEYWREDSEYLAKFIEFMDHQISLFDVQLVSNFSKVSVLEEKGDLREILDDTLALWKPENAVTPIAPFFIPFAYAIILLRANCGLPCVFFADLFGSVRQDAQSDFASFVPPTSGGAILPKMMLARRFWAYGSQYDYFDDPHCVGFTRVGHSSQCGGHGLAVVMTNAWEYASKRMFVGKQHAGEIWTDLLKWCPGRIIIDEDGWGVFPVGHRSVAVWVNTRAVGREVADTFALH, via the exons ATGCCGGCCCTGGCGGCGCTGGGAGTGACCAAGCTGTGGATCCCGCCCGCGTgcaaggcggcggcgggcccgGAGGGGAACGGGTACGACGCGTACGACCTGTGGGACCTGGGCGAGTTCGAGCAGAAGGGGAGCCGGCGCACCAAGTGGGGCACCAAGGAGGAGCTGGTCCGgatggccgaggcggcccggCGCGAAGGGGTCGCGGTCCTGTTCGACGCCGTGCTCAACCACAAGATGGGGGCGGACCGCCGCGAGAGGGCGGTCGCCACGAGGGTGGAGGACAGGGACCGGAGGGTGGAGGTGGAGGCGGAGGTGGAGGGCGAGGAGAAGCGGGAGATCGGGGCGTGGACCGGGTTCGAGTTTCcggggaggaaggggaagTATAGCGGGATGAGGTGGAGCAAAGAGCATTTTACCGGGGTGGACTACGATGATCTCAAGGGGGAGAAAGGGGTGTGGAAGTTCGAGGGGAAGGAGTGGGCCGAGGATGTCGATGAGGAGCTGGGGAACTATGATTTTTT GCTGGCTGCGGACATCGATCACAGGCACCCCGAGGTGAGGGCAGACTTGTTCCGCTGGATCGAGTGGCTCCCCTCACAGGTGCAACTGGGTGGGCTACGTCTCGATGCCATCAAGCATTACAGCTTCAGTTTCCTTCGAGACTTTGTGGCCCACGTCAGACAGCGTGTTGGCCAGGGATGGTTCATCGTCGGTGAGTATTGGCGGGAGGACTCAGAGTATCTCGCCAAGTTTATCGAATTCATGGACCACCAGATATCACTCTTTGACGTTCAGTTGGTGTCCAACTTTAGCAAAGTGTCAGTGTTAGAAGAGAAGGGAGACTTGAGGGAAATTCTGGATGATACTTTAGCCTTGTGGAAACCAGAAAACGCGGTG ACGCCTATTGCGCCCTTCTTCATCCCCTTCGCCTACGCCATCATCCTCCTTCGAGCCAACTGCGGCCTCCCCTGTGTTTTCTTCGCAGACCTGTTTGGCTCTGTCCGACAAGATGCCCAATCTGACTTCGCCAGCTTCGTTCCTCCGACCTCTGGCGGTGCGATTCTCCCCAAGATGATGCTGGCTCGCAGATTCTGGGCGTACGGTTCTCAGTATGACTATTTCGATGACCCTCACTGTGTCGGCTTCACACGTGTCGGACACTCTTCCCAATGCGGCGGCCACGGGCTAGCTGTCGTCATGACCAACGCATGGGAATACGCGAGCAAGAGGATGTTCGTCGGGAAACAGCACGCCGGGGAGATCTGGACGGACCTACTCAAGTGGTGCCCGGGGCGGATCATCATTGACGAGGACGGATGGGGTGTGTTTCCTGTCGGCCATCGCAGCGTCGCGGTATGGGTCAACACCCGGGCCGTCGGCAGGGAAGTCGCTGATACATTCGCGTT ACATTGA
- a CDS encoding FAD linked oxidase-like protein: protein MHLLPLTVSATAVVSAASSPHAKRAAIDECLKNAKVPVTARNSTEWKTDASPFNDRLPYTPAAIAKPATVEHIQAAVLCAAEVGVKANPKSGGHSYASFGLGGEDGHLVVELDRMYNVTLDPETHIATVQPGARLGHIATVLYEEGKRAFSHGTCPGVGVGGHSLHGGFGFSSHSHGLAVDWITSADVVLANGSLVTASETENPDLFWALRGAGSNFGIVASFRFKTFAAPPNVTSYEINLPWTNSSNVVKGWGALQEWLLNGGMPEEMNMRVLGNAFQTQLQGLYHGNASALKTAIQPLLALLDANLSSVQEHDWMEGFRHYAYSGEIDITDPGYDQSETFYSKSLVTSALPPDVLERVAEYWIETANKVRRSWYIIIDMYGGPNSAVTRVPPGAGSYAFRDPERHLFLYELYDRSFGPYPDDGFAFLDGWVHAFTGGLDSSDWGMYINYADPGLDRAEAQEVYYRQNLDRLRRIKQQLDPTELFYYPQAVEPAEV from the exons ATGCATCTCCTTCCCTTGACGGTCTCTGCTACGGCGGTCGTCTCGGCCGCTAGCAGCCCCCATGCCAAGAGGGCGGCCATCGACGAGTGCCTAAAAAACGCCAAAGTGCCGGTGACGGCACGCAATTCGACCGAGTGGAAGACAGATGCGAGCCCCTTCAACGACAGACTTCCGTACACCCCGGCTGCCATAGCCAAACCGGCCACCGTCGAGCACATCCAGGCCGCCGTCTTGTGCGCGGCCGAGGTGGGAGTCAAGGCCAACCCCAAGTCTGGCGGGCACAGCTACGCGTCGTTTGGCCTGGGCGGCGAGGACGGCCATCTTGTGGTGGAGCTGGATCGGATGTACAACGTCACGCTCGACCCGGAGACGCACATCGCTACGGTCCAGCCGGGAGCCAGACTCGGCCACATCGCCACGGTTCTCTACGAGGAAGGGAAGAGAGCGTTCAGCCACGGCACTTGCCCTGG CGTCGGCGTAGGCGGACATTCACTACACGGCGGTTTCGGCTTCAGCTCGCACTCGCACGGCCTGGCCGTCGACTGGATAACCAGCGCAGACGTGGTGCTGGCCAACGGATCTCTCGTCACCGCTTCCGAGACGGAGAACCCGGACCTCTTCTGGGCCCTCCGCGGCGCCGGGTCCAACTTTGGCATCGTGGCGTCCTTCCGGTTCAAGACCTTCGCGGCGCCGCCCAACGTCACGTCCTACGAGATCAACCTCCCCTGGACCAACTCGTCCAACGTCGTGAAGGGCTGGGGCGCGCTCCAGGAGTGGCTCCTGAACGGCGGCATGCCCGAGGAGATGAACATGCGAGTGCTCGGAAACGCGTTTCAGACCCAGCTGCAAGGCCTGTATCACGGCAACGCCTCGGCCCTTAAGACCGCAATCCAGCCGCTCCTCGCCCTCCTGGATGCCAACCTCTCCAGCGTCCAAGAGCACGACTGGATGGAAGGCTTCAGGCACTACGCTTACAGTGGCGAGATCGACATCACGGATCCGGGCTATGATCAG TCCGAGACGTTCTACTCCAAGAGCCTGGTCACCTCGGCGCTCCCGCCGGACGTGCTGGAGAGGGTGGCCGAGTACTGGATCGAGACGGCCAACAAGGTGAGGCGGTCCTGGTACATCATCATCGACATGTACGGGGGGCCCAACTCGGCCGTCACGAGGGTCCCGCCCGGGGCCGGATCGTACGCCTTCCGCGACCCGGAGAGGCACCTCTTCCTGTACGAGCTGTACGACCGCAGCTTCGGCCCTTACCCGGACGACGGCTTCGCCTTCTTGGACGGCTGGGTCCACGCCTTCACCGGCGGGCTGGACTCGAGCGACTGGGGCATGTACATCAACTACGCCGACCCCGGCCTCGACCGGGCTGAGGCCCAGGAGGTCtactaccggcagaacctggACCGCCTCCGTCGGATCAAGCAGCAGCTCGACCCTACCGAGCTGTTTTACTACCCGCAGGCTGTCGAGCCGGCTGAGGTGTGA